A window from Setaria italica strain Yugu1 chromosome VIII, Setaria_italica_v2.0, whole genome shotgun sequence encodes these proteins:
- the LOC101766192 gene encoding respiratory burst oxidase homolog protein B yields the protein MHSHRPGADAGAGGDIVEMSSAAAAPHEGRDRERVIPHSGPLSKKTGARKSARFAESVSAPLSAPPPRASPSATDDDDYVEITLDVRDDSVAVHSVKPAAHGGAGGEDPDVTLLARTLENRRSSSYGHNVIRNASSRIKQVSQELRRLASINRHGGGGRTLDRSKSAAAHALKGLKFISKAEGAKGWEAVEERFDKLAPNGLLHRSKFGQCIGMREPEFAGELFDALSRRRNISGDTISKAELLEFWDQISDTSFDGRLQTFFDMVDKDADGRITEEEVKEIILLSASANKLSKIQEQAEEYARLIMEELDPGNLGYIDLYNLETLLLQAPSQSVRIGTTNSRNLSQMLSQNLRPTPEPNPLRRWYRRAQYFLEDNWKRVWVMLLWLSICAGLFTWKFVQYRRRYVFEVMGYCVCIAKGGAETLKFNMALILLPVCRNTITWIRNRTAVGRVVPFDDNLNFHKVVAVGITVGAALHIISHLTCDFPRLLRATDAEYAPLGQYFGFPRPNDYWWFVKGTEGWTGLVMLVLMAVAFTLATPWFRRGRLALPGPLKRLTGFNAFWYSHHCFVVVYALLIVHGHYLYLTKKWQKKSTWMYLAVPLVMYACERLTRALRSSVRPVKILKVAVYPGNVLSLHFSKPQGFRYKSGQYIFVNCAAVSPFQWHPFSITSAPKDDYVSVHIRTLGDWTRELKTVFSKVCRPPTEGKSGLLRAEYDRDGSTMTNPSFPKVLIDGPYGAPAQDYKKYDVVLLVGLGIGATPMISIIKDIINNMKQLDGDLEAGSGNDNSVSTASFRTRRAYFYWVTREQGSFEWFRGVMDEVAETDKKGVIELHNYCTSVYEEGDARSALIAMLQSLNHAKHGVDVVSGTRVKTHFARPNWRNVYKRIALNHRDQRVGVFYCGAPVLTKELRELAQDFSRKTNTKFEFHKENF from the exons aTGCATAGCCACAGGCcgggcgccgacgccggcgccggcggggacaTCGTGGAGATGtcgtccgccgcggcggccccgcACGAGGGCCGGGACCGGGAGCGGGTGATCCCGCACAGCGGCCCGCTGAGCAAGAAGACAGGGGCGCGCAAGAGCGCGCGCTTCGCCGAGTCCGTCTCCGCGCCGCTCTCCGCACCCCCACCCCGCGCCTCCCCTTCcgccaccgacgacgacgactacgTCGAGATCACCCTCGACGTGCGCGACGACTCGGTGGCCGTGCACAGCGTCAAGCCGGCggcccacggcggcgccggcggcgaggacccCGACGTGACCCTCCTGGCGCGCACGCTCGAGAACCGGCGGTCCTCGTCCTACGGCCACAACGTCATCCGCAACGCCTCGTCGCGGATCAAGCAGGTGTCGCaggagctccgccgcctcgcctccatCAACCGCCACGGCGGGGGCGGGAGGACGCTCGACCGGTCCAAGTccgcggcggcgcacgcgctCAAGGGGCTCAAGTTCATCAGCAAGGCCGAGGGCGCCAAGGGATGGGAGGCCGTGGAGGAGCGCTTCGACAAGCTCGCGCCGAACGGACTCCTACACCGCTCCAAGTTCGGCCAGTGCATCG GGATGCGGGAGCCGGAGTTCGCCGGCGAGCTCTTCGACGCGCTGTCGCGCCGCCGCAACATCTCCGGCGACACCATCAGCAAGGCGGAGCTGCTCGAGTTCTGGGACCAAATCTCCGACACCAGCTTCGACGGCCGCCTCCAGACCTTCTTCGACAT GGTTGACAAGGACGCGGACGGCAGGATCACCGAGGAGGAGGTGAAAGAG ATCATCCTGCTGAGCGCGTCGGCGAACAAGCTGTCGAAGATCCAGGAGCAAGCCGAGGAGTACGCGCGGCTGATCATGGAGGAGCTGGACCCGGGCAACCTGGGCTACATCGACCTCTACAACCTGGAGACCCTCCTCCTTCAGGCGCCCAGCCAGTCGGTGCGCATCGGCACCACCAACAGCCGCAACCTCTCCCAGATGCTCTCCCAGAACCTCCGGCCGACGCCGGAGCCGAACCCGCTCCGGCGCTGGTACCGCCGCGCGCAGTACTTCCTGGAGGACAACTGGAAGCGCGTGTGGGTGATGCTGCTGTGGCTCTCCATCTGCGCGGGGCTCTTCACGTGGAAGTTCGTCCAGTACCGGCGCCGCTACGTGTTCGAGGTGATGGGGTACTGCGTCTGCATCGCCAAGGGCGGCGCCGAGACGCTCAAGTTCAACATGGCGCTCATCCTGCTCCCGGTCTGCCGGAACACCATCACCTGGATCCGCAACCGCACCGCCGTCGGCCGCGTCGTCCCCTTCGACGACAACCTCAACTTCCACAAGGTGGTCGCCGTGGGGATCACCGTCGGTGCCGCGCTCCACATCATCTCCCACTTGACCTGCGACTTCCCTAGATTGTTGCGCGCCACGGACGCCGAGTACGCGCCGCTGGGGCAGTACTTCGGGTTCCCGAGGCCGAACGACTACTGGTGGTTCGTGAAGGGCACCGAGGGGTGGACGGGGCTGGTGATGCTGGTGCTGATGGCGGTGGCGTTCACGCTGGCGACGCCGTGGTTCCGGCGGGGGCGGCTGGCGCTCCCCGGCCCGCTCAAGAGGCTGACGGGGTTCAACGCGTTCTGGTACTCGCACCACTGCTTCGTGGTGGTGTACGCGCTGCTGATCGTGCACGGTCACTACCTGTACCTCACCAAGAAGTGGCAGAAGAAGTCGACGTGGATGTACCTGGCGGTGCCCCTGGTGATGTACGCGTGCGAGCGGCTGACGCGGGCGCTGCGCTCCAGCGTCCGGCCGGTGAAGATCCTCAAGGTCGCCGTGTACCCCGGGAACGTCCTCTCGCTGCATTTCTCCAAGCCCCAGGGGTTCCGGTACAAGAGCGGCCAGTACATCTTCGTCAACTGCGCCGCCGTCTCGCCGTTCCAGTG GCACCCGTTCTCCATCACGTCGGCCCCGAAGGACGACTACGTTAGCGTCCACATCAGGACGCTGGGCGACTGGACGCGCGAGCTCAAGACCGTCTTCTCCAAG GTTTGCCGGCCGCCGACGGAGGGCAAGAGCGGGCTGCTCCGGGCGGAGTACGACCGCGACGGCAGCACCATGACCAACCCCAG CTTCCCGAAGGTGCTGATCGACGGGCCCTACGGCGCGCCGGCGCAGGACTACAAGAAGTACGACGTCGTCCTGCTCGTCGGCCTGGGCATCGGCGCCACGCCCATGATCTCCATCATCAAGGACATCATCAACAACATGAAGCAGCTGGACGGCGACCTGGAGGCCGGCTCCGGCAACGACAACTCCGTCTCCACGGCCTCCTTCCGCACGCGCCGGGCCTACTTCTACTGGGTCACCCGGGAGCAGGGCTCCTTCGAGTGGTTCCGCGGCGTCATGGACGAGGTGGCCGAGACAGACAAGAAGGGCGTCATCGAGCTCCACAACTACTGCACCAGCGTCTACGAGGAAGGGGACGCACGCTCGGCGCTCATCGCCATGCTCCAGTCGCTCAACCACGCCAAGCACGGCGTCGACGTCGTCTCCGGCACCCGCGTCAAGACCCACTTCGCCAGGCCCAACTGGCGCAACGTCTACAAGCGCATCGCGCTCAACCACCGTGACCAGCGCGTCG GAGTGTTCTATTGTGGTGCCCCGGTGCTGACAAAGGAGCTTCGTGAGCTCGCGCAGGATTTCTCACGGAAAACCAACACGAAGTTCGAGTTCCACAAGGAGAACTTCTAA
- the LOC101765774 gene encoding germin-like protein 11-1 isoform X2 — translation MAPQGERKLFINGFLCKHPSTILASDFKTLLLNHAGDLNNMFRSSVNMVTATEFPGLNTLGLAMARTDIAPSGVVLPHSHPRASEMMFVHGGSVVVGFFDTKGKLFQKTLGEGDVFIFPRGLVHYIMNYGFGPATTFSVLNSQNPGVVGITHAMFATESDVVEGLMARMLKFGEMALSDNSTYTGLQWAF, via the coding sequence ACCATCCTGGCCTCTGACTTCAAGACCCTGCTGCTGAACCATGCCGGTGACCTGAACAACATGTTCCGGTCATCGGTGAACATGGTCACCGCCACCGAGTTCCCTGGGCTGAACACCCTGGGCCTGGCAATGGCGCGCACCGACATCGCCCCCAGCGGGGTGGTGCTCCCCCACTCTCACCCGAGGGCGTCGGAGATGATGTTCGTCCATGGTGGCAGCGTGGTGGTCGGCTTCTTTGACACCAAGGGCAAGCTGTTCCAGAAGACCCTGGGGGAGGGGGATGTGTTCATCTTCCCCCGTGGTCTGGTGCACTACATCATGAACTATGGTTTTGGCCCCGCTACGACATTTTCGGTGCTCAACAGCCAGAACCCTGGCGTCGTCGGCATCACCCATGCGATGTTCGCAACAGAGTCAGATGTGGTCGAGGGCCTGATGGCAAGAATGTTGAAGTTTGGAGAGATGGCACTAAGTGACAACAGTACTTATACTGGTTTGCAATGGGCATTCTGA